In a genomic window of Candidatus Bathyarchaeota archaeon:
- a CDS encoding Gfo/Idh/MocA family oxidoreductase, with product MEKVRIGIIGCGGIAIYHLSNLMRIPEARVVALADVNPASRDRVLKFIPMVEDVPFFKDYMRMLNEVEMDAVEILTPHALHHKQIIESLERGLHILVEKPMVCNTEQALDVVRRAEASDKVVMVSYQRHLMGRFRLVKQLIAEGRVGEVKFIQAFLAQNWVDLSRGTWRQDPKLSCGGQLIDSGSHILDFILWATGLTPEEVYAYSDNLGAPVDVNTAIALKFKEGAEGCISIIGDSPDSFMENYIFLGDKGMIVMDERGLRLIERGKPYVLEASRYPRTKSPDQGFIDTILGRCENPSPPICGLRVAQLTDAIYKAASEGRPVKLKDLGV from the coding sequence ATGGAGAAGGTTCGAATAGGTATTATAGGTTGTGGAGGTATAGCTATCTACCATCTATCGAACTTGATGAGGATACCTGAGGCAAGGGTCGTCGCGTTAGCCGACGTGAACCCGGCTAGTCGGGATAGGGTCTTGAAGTTCATACCGATGGTTGAGGATGTCCCGTTTTTCAAAGATTACATGAGGATGCTGAACGAGGTTGAAATGGACGCCGTTGAAATACTTACCCCGCATGCCCTGCATCATAAGCAGATAATAGAGTCGCTGGAAAGAGGATTGCATATTTTAGTCGAGAAACCCATGGTCTGTAATACAGAGCAGGCTCTAGACGTAGTTCGTAGGGCCGAGGCATCCGACAAGGTTGTTATGGTATCTTACCAGAGGCATCTTATGGGTAGGTTTAGGCTTGTTAAACAGTTGATAGCGGAGGGTAGGGTCGGTGAGGTTAAGTTTATCCAAGCCTTTCTAGCTCAAAACTGGGTCGACCTATCTCGAGGGACTTGGAGGCAGGACCCTAAGCTGAGCTGCGGTGGACAGTTGATCGACTCTGGAAGCCATATACTCGACTTCATATTGTGGGCTACCGGCTTGACCCCGGAGGAGGTTTACGCATACTCAGATAACCTAGGTGCTCCTGTGGACGTGAACACGGCCATAGCGTTGAAGTTCAAAGAGGGAGCGGAGGGGTGTATATCTATAATAGGGGATTCCCCAGACAGCTTTATGGAGAACTATATTTTCCTAGGGGATAAGGGCATGATCGTCATGGACGAGAGAGGGTTGAGGCTCATCGAACGTGGTAAACCATATGTACTCGAGGCCTCGAGGTATCCTCGAACCAAAAGCCCAGATCAAGGGTTTATAGACACGATACTCGGACGATGTGAAAACCCGTCTCCACCGATATGCGGCCTACGTGTAGCCCAGTTGACCGACGCGATCTATAAAGCCGCTTCAGAAGGAAGACCTGTTAAACTGAAGGACTTGGGGGTTTAA
- a CDS encoding flavodoxin family protein translates to MRVLGLSGSPRRDGNTDNAVKIVLEILRGLGAETSFLRVGDFHIEPCRGCRDCMKTGECSIKDDEFQKLLDEVMKSNLLILGAPVYWFAPPGIMKNFIDRTHGFYLDKSRLRGKMFAIISVAADSGFETHERIMSWLRVYGATLIAKVRVYAREKGDLERRPHEIQKLKRFAEEVAVKAGLKRPV, encoded by the coding sequence ATGCGCGTCTTAGGCTTGTCTGGAAGCCCGAGAAGGGATGGAAACACGGATAACGCGGTTAAAATCGTTTTAGAGATCCTACGAGGTCTAGGCGCTGAAACATCCTTCCTTAGGGTCGGAGATTTCCATATAGAACCGTGTAGAGGATGCAGAGATTGCATGAAAACCGGTGAATGCTCGATCAAAGACGACGAGTTCCAGAAGCTGCTGGACGAGGTCATGAAGAGCAACCTTTTAATCCTCGGAGCCCCGGTCTACTGGTTCGCCCCACCCGGGATTATGAAAAACTTCATAGATAGAACCCACGGCTTCTATCTTGATAAGAGTAGGCTTAGGGGTAAGATGTTCGCTATCATAAGCGTGGCGGCCGACTCGGGCTTCGAGACCCATGAAAGAATAATGTCCTGGCTTAGAGTGTATGGAGCAACTCTGATAGCGAAGGTCAGGGTCTACGCCCGGGAGAAGGGAGACCTCGAGAGAAGGCCTCACGAAATTCAGAAGCTGAAACGGTTCGCTGAGGAGGTCGCGGTTAAAGCCGGTTTGAAAAGACCTGTTTAA
- a CDS encoding restriction endonuclease: protein MITVVKADGSREPFQRRKVFRTCLRICGSSEVAEVVSREVEARAYDGISTREILQMVFELAAKHRPAIAHRTDLRMALSLLRSKPDFEGFIARLFENLGYKVRRNLIIQGFCIEHEIDVLAFKGEEVVYVEVKHHVQPHRYVDLDVVEKIWATLLDLREGYEKGFHGFNISKPLVATNTKLTWHASKYARCRGVDILCWNIPRGRSLEELLVKFKMYPVTILKGFELETLYKVIDLGYMTIKDLAETEPRELSEKGLPEETANLLVERAGKVLEAMP, encoded by the coding sequence TTGATAACAGTTGTCAAAGCAGACGGCTCCAGAGAACCATTCCAGAGGAGAAAGGTCTTCAGAACCTGTCTTAGAATATGCGGCTCATCGGAGGTCGCCGAGGTGGTTTCTAGAGAGGTCGAGGCGAGGGCTTACGACGGGATCTCCACGAGAGAGATACTCCAGATGGTGTTCGAGCTCGCGGCTAAGCATAGACCTGCTATAGCGCATAGAACCGACTTGAGGATGGCTCTAAGCCTCCTGAGGTCTAAGCCGGATTTTGAAGGCTTCATCGCCCGTCTGTTCGAAAACCTCGGATACAAGGTCAGGCGGAACCTAATAATTCAAGGGTTCTGTATAGAGCATGAGATCGATGTCTTGGCTTTTAAGGGAGAAGAAGTGGTGTATGTAGAGGTTAAACACCATGTGCAGCCGCATAGATATGTCGACCTAGACGTGGTCGAGAAGATTTGGGCTACTCTGCTAGACCTGAGGGAGGGGTATGAGAAGGGGTTTCACGGTTTCAACATATCGAAGCCTTTGGTCGCTACGAACACTAAGCTTACGTGGCATGCGTCTAAATACGCTAGGTGCCGAGGCGTAGATATACTCTGCTGGAACATCCCGAGGGGCCGGAGCCTAGAGGAGCTTCTGGTGAAGTTCAAGATGTATCCTGTGACGATCTTAAAAGGGTTTGAACTGGAAACGCTATACAAGGTAATAGACCTTGGCTACATGACGATTAAAGATTTGGCGGAGACCGAGCCTAGGGAGCTTTCGGAAAAGGGATTACCCGAAGAGACGGCCAACCTACTCGTCGAACGTGCCGGTAAGGTTCTTGAAGCGATGCCGTAA
- a CDS encoding pantothenate kinase: protein MIVGVDVGGSFTKAVALDDGKLIGLCTVATTEPIAATSGALGKLLSELSLPLKEVEVLAVSGAGSRFLGASILDIPVVKVNEIEAIGVGGLTLTGKDKALVVSMGTGTALVAAYKDGVIRHIGGTGVGGGTIRGLARLIVRRVNFELLEDMAGRGDLRKVDLTVGDIAGGSVGIIPAEATASNFGKVDEDASEEDLAAAIFNMVGEVVGVVVSLAAKAYRLEEDVVLVGKLARSKLIVERVRDVCRLFNVKVEVPENCDYCVAIGAARWVQTHPEQHLKR from the coding sequence TTGATAGTCGGCGTAGACGTGGGCGGAAGCTTCACGAAAGCCGTGGCCTTAGACGACGGTAAACTCATCGGACTCTGCACGGTCGCAACGACAGAGCCCATAGCCGCCACCTCAGGAGCGCTGGGTAAACTTCTCTCAGAGTTGAGCCTCCCCCTTAAAGAGGTCGAGGTTCTAGCGGTTTCAGGAGCCGGCTCTAGGTTCCTAGGTGCCTCCATACTAGACATACCCGTCGTGAAAGTCAACGAGATAGAGGCCATAGGGGTAGGCGGTTTAACCCTAACCGGAAAGGATAAGGCTCTCGTCGTGAGCATGGGAACAGGCACGGCACTGGTGGCCGCGTATAAGGACGGTGTGATAAGGCATATAGGGGGAACCGGTGTGGGCGGAGGAACGATCAGAGGGTTGGCTCGGCTTATAGTCAGGAGGGTGAACTTTGAGTTGCTGGAGGATATGGCCGGTCGAGGAGACCTGCGTAAGGTGGACCTCACGGTAGGTGACATAGCCGGGGGATCGGTCGGTATAATTCCCGCCGAGGCTACGGCCTCGAACTTCGGTAAGGTGGACGAGGATGCTAGCGAAGAGGACTTGGCAGCGGCGATCTTCAACATGGTCGGAGAGGTCGTAGGTGTCGTAGTGAGCCTAGCTGCTAAGGCTTATCGGTTGGAGGAGGACGTCGTTCTCGTGGGTAAGCTTGCTAGAAGCAAACTGATCGTCGAACGCGTCAGAGACGTTTGCAGATTATTCAATGTGAAGGTTGAGGTCCCGGAAAACTGCGACTACTGCGTAGCGATAGGCGCCGCAAGATGGGTTCAAACCCATCCAGAGCAGCATCTCAAACGGTGA
- a CDS encoding FAD-dependent oxidoreductase gives MSRVRRVDILVVGCGPAGLQAAITAAVRKMKVLVLGKPGKSALAHAHVSDYFGVVGPIDGSELIKNGLAQAKSKGVEVVEEDAVELSREDGLFKAKTEGGLTVLADAVILAMGARRERLGVEGEDRLLGRGVSYCAECDCGFFRGLNVAVVGDESAAASAALLLADYASKVWLISEKLMFSEFLLGNLRKKGVEILEGRRVREILGENRVEGIVLDDGSKLDVKGVFIELGSRGVLELAFHIGLLPDENGYLRVDRRQMTEVEGVYACGDLCGPPLSLAKAVGEGYVAGFSASNYVRSKRGETG, from the coding sequence TTGAGCCGGGTTAGACGGGTAGATATACTCGTCGTCGGATGCGGCCCCGCCGGTTTACAAGCGGCTATAACAGCTGCCGTACGCAAGATGAAGGTTCTGGTCTTAGGTAAACCCGGTAAGAGTGCGTTGGCTCATGCCCACGTGAGCGACTACTTTGGGGTAGTAGGGCCTATAGACGGTTCTGAGCTTATTAAAAACGGTTTAGCTCAGGCAAAGTCTAAAGGCGTCGAGGTCGTAGAGGAGGACGCTGTCGAACTAAGCCGAGAAGACGGGTTGTTTAAAGCCAAAACCGAGGGAGGGCTAACGGTCTTAGCAGACGCCGTTATACTGGCTATGGGTGCGAGAAGGGAGCGTCTCGGCGTCGAAGGCGAGGATAGGCTTCTGGGACGTGGAGTCAGCTACTGTGCAGAGTGTGACTGCGGCTTCTTCCGCGGTTTAAACGTAGCCGTAGTCGGGGATGAAAGCGCAGCGGCCTCCGCAGCTCTGCTTCTGGCAGACTATGCTTCGAAGGTATGGCTCATTTCGGAAAAGCTCATGTTTTCAGAGTTTCTGCTCGGGAATCTTAGGAAGAAAGGGGTGGAGATTCTAGAAGGAAGGAGGGTTAGGGAGATCCTGGGCGAGAACAGGGTGGAGGGTATAGTTCTAGATGACGGTTCTAAGCTCGACGTTAAGGGGGTGTTTATCGAGCTCGGCTCTAGAGGTGTTCTAGAGCTCGCCTTCCATATAGGGTTACTGCCGGATGAAAACGGCTATCTTAGGGTTGATCGACGGCAGATGACGGAGGTTGAAGGGGTTTACGCGTGCGGAGACCTATGTGGGCCTCCTTTAAGCCTAGCTAAGGCCGTGGGGGAAGGGTATGTAGCAGGCTTCTCGGCTTCGAACTATGTGAGGTCTAAGAGGGGGGAGACGGGTTGA
- a CDS encoding cytidine/deoxycytidylate deaminase family protein produces the protein MGRARIVDKLPEEARSFLYKLIEEHGSSFEVAERYNEEASRRGWLKISQPTIYRIIKRRRLESGRPSWDEYFMEMARLVARRSTCLRTKVGAVLVKDNRILATGYNGAPKGLPHCSETGCLREKLHIPSGERHELCRGLHAEQNCIIQAAVFGVSTRGATLYCTHFPCSICAKMIINAEIAEVVYEHDYDDKMSKKLLEQAKIKVRRFKPTTPP, from the coding sequence ATGGGTAGAGCTAGGATCGTGGATAAGCTTCCGGAGGAGGCTAGAAGCTTCCTGTATAAGCTTATCGAGGAGCATGGAAGCAGCTTCGAGGTTGCAGAGCGTTATAACGAGGAGGCCTCGAGGAGAGGGTGGCTCAAAATATCCCAGCCTACGATATATAGGATCATCAAACGGAGAAGGCTTGAGTCTGGTAGGCCTAGCTGGGACGAGTATTTCATGGAGATGGCTAGGCTCGTGGCCAGACGGTCTACGTGTCTCCGTACCAAAGTCGGGGCCGTCTTGGTCAAAGACAACAGGATATTGGCCACGGGATACAACGGGGCGCCTAAGGGGCTTCCACACTGCTCAGAAACCGGATGTCTGAGGGAGAAGCTTCACATCCCCTCAGGTGAGAGGCATGAGCTGTGCCGCGGGCTCCACGCCGAGCAGAACTGTATAATCCAGGCGGCCGTGTTCGGTGTGAGCACTAGGGGGGCTACGCTTTACTGTACGCATTTCCCATGCTCGATATGTGCTAAGATGATAATAAACGCCGAGATAGCCGAGGTCGTCTACGAACACGACTACGACGACAAGATGTCCAAGAAGCTCCTAGAACAGGCCAAGATCAAGGTCAGGCGGTTCAAACCAACAACTCCTCCATAA